The following coding sequences are from one Triticum aestivum cultivar Chinese Spring chromosome 5A, IWGSC CS RefSeq v2.1, whole genome shotgun sequence window:
- the LOC123102780 gene encoding translation initiation factor eIF-2B subunit alpha isoform X1, with translation MELDAAQNPNPEPPISAYYQTRAEHHAVVSSDWLDHAAAAASLPDAHADADAAPPPSPGSNGGGVIEEFNFWRRKPEAAEAVAAIMALAAVIRSSRATTMMELEIELKKASDKLKSWDATSISLSAACDLFMRFVTRTSHLEHEKFDAAKSRLIERGEKFGEISLKARKTIAMLSQDFISDGCTMLVHGYSRVVLEILKLAASNRKLFRVLCTEGRPDRTGLRMSNELAALGIPVKVLIDSAVAYSMDEVDMVFVGADGVVESGGIINMMGTYQIALVAHSMNKPLYVAAESYKFARLYPLDQKDMTPAHRPIDFGVPIPAGVEVETSARDYTPPQYLTLLLTDLGVLTPSVVSDELIQLYL, from the exons ATGGAGCTCGACGCCGCCCAAAACCCTAACCCCGAACCCCCCATCTCCGCCTACTACCAGACGCGGGCGGAGCACCATGCCGTCGTATCCAGCGACTGGCTCGaccacgccgccgctgccgcctctcTCCCCGATGcgcacgccgacgccgacgccgccccacccccctcccccgggAGCAACGGCGGCGGCGTCATCGAGGAGTTCAACTTCTGGCGCCGCAAGCCGGAGGCCGCCGAGGCGGTTGCCGCCATCATGGCGCTCGCCGCCGTCATCCGCTCCAGCAGGGCCACCACCATGAtggagctcgagatcgagctcaagAAGGCTTCCGACAAACTGAAG TCCTGGGATGCTACTTCCATTTCTCTGTCTGCTGCTTGTGATTTGTTCATGCGCTTTGTAACAAGAACATCACATTTGGAGCATGAGAAATTTGATGCAGCAAAATCACGCCTAATTGAGCGAGGGGAAAAGTTTGGAGAGATATCATTAAAG GCCCGTAAGACAATTGCAATGCTCAGCCAAGATTTCATCTCAGATGGGTGCACTATGCTGGTACATGGTTATTCCAGAGTGGTGTTGGAAATCCTGAAGCTAGCTGCCTCAAATCGCAAACTCTTCCGTGTATTATGCACAG AGGGCAGACCAGACAGAACTGGCCTACGAATGTCAAATGAACTTGCAGCATTAGGTATTCCTGTTAAGGTGCTAATTGATTCAGCTGTTGCTTACTCCATGGATGAAGTTGACATGGTATTTGTTGGTGCTGATGGGGTTGTTGAAAGTGGAGGAATTATTAATATGATGGGGACTTACCAGATAGCTCTTGTAGCTCATAGCATGAATAAACCTCTATACGTGGCCGCTGAAAGTTATAAG TTTGCTCGTCTATATCCCCTGGACCAGAAGGACATGACACCAGCTCATCGACCGATAGATTTTGGAGTTCCGATACCTGCTGGTGTGGAAGTTGAGACATCGGCAAGAGACTATACTCCTCCCCAGTACCTCACACTTCTTTTGACTGATCTTGGTGTTCTGACACCATCCGTTGTGAGCGATGAGCTCATCCAACTGTACCTATGA
- the LOC123102780 gene encoding translation initiation factor eIF-2B subunit alpha isoform X2, protein MELDAAQNPNPEPPISAYYQTRAEHHAVVSSDWLDHAAAAASLPDAHADADAAPPPSPGSNGGGVIEEFNFWRRKPEAAEAVAAIMALAAVIRSSRATTMMELEIELKKASDKLKARKTIAMLSQDFISDGCTMLVHGYSRVVLEILKLAASNRKLFRVLCTEGRPDRTGLRMSNELAALGIPVKVLIDSAVAYSMDEVDMVFVGADGVVESGGIINMMGTYQIALVAHSMNKPLYVAAESYKFARLYPLDQKDMTPAHRPIDFGVPIPAGVEVETSARDYTPPQYLTLLLTDLGVLTPSVVSDELIQLYL, encoded by the exons ATGGAGCTCGACGCCGCCCAAAACCCTAACCCCGAACCCCCCATCTCCGCCTACTACCAGACGCGGGCGGAGCACCATGCCGTCGTATCCAGCGACTGGCTCGaccacgccgccgctgccgcctctcTCCCCGATGcgcacgccgacgccgacgccgccccacccccctcccccgggAGCAACGGCGGCGGCGTCATCGAGGAGTTCAACTTCTGGCGCCGCAAGCCGGAGGCCGCCGAGGCGGTTGCCGCCATCATGGCGCTCGCCGCCGTCATCCGCTCCAGCAGGGCCACCACCATGAtggagctcgagatcgagctcaagAAGGCTTCCGACAAACTGAAG GCCCGTAAGACAATTGCAATGCTCAGCCAAGATTTCATCTCAGATGGGTGCACTATGCTGGTACATGGTTATTCCAGAGTGGTGTTGGAAATCCTGAAGCTAGCTGCCTCAAATCGCAAACTCTTCCGTGTATTATGCACAG AGGGCAGACCAGACAGAACTGGCCTACGAATGTCAAATGAACTTGCAGCATTAGGTATTCCTGTTAAGGTGCTAATTGATTCAGCTGTTGCTTACTCCATGGATGAAGTTGACATGGTATTTGTTGGTGCTGATGGGGTTGTTGAAAGTGGAGGAATTATTAATATGATGGGGACTTACCAGATAGCTCTTGTAGCTCATAGCATGAATAAACCTCTATACGTGGCCGCTGAAAGTTATAAG TTTGCTCGTCTATATCCCCTGGACCAGAAGGACATGACACCAGCTCATCGACCGATAGATTTTGGAGTTCCGATACCTGCTGGTGTGGAAGTTGAGACATCGGCAAGAGACTATACTCCTCCCCAGTACCTCACACTTCTTTTGACTGATCTTGGTGTTCTGACACCATCCGTTGTGAGCGATGAGCTCATCCAACTGTACCTATGA